From a single Porites lutea chromosome 10, jaPorLute2.1, whole genome shotgun sequence genomic region:
- the LOC140950704 gene encoding uncharacterized protein: MITTGLFMSLLLAVIRSYSALECPEKWSEFEGSCYKFMDRLGYPRRFAWSTALRGCIGFGEDLVSISNEKEMKFVHNLSFKDTNRTSVWIGLVFRHQTGGYVWNNGELFNSSVFVKWIGNMSRRFYEDECVEILKNGWKLSKCCKENEYFICERPKGPLACSAGWFLNGVSCYKENNKDTWEGARKECTASGGDLVKINNARDEKHRFLIQFMKIIGLKKMNIDHVWIGRKGDSKCWQMKTDFGTIEEGTNCNDQKNYICEMPASVTSTVCYKYPSRNSSVPITVNCTFPENLCFKYGSGEQVTIQGCISADQCRQLEDQHLHCCEGHLCNSISENPTRAISKVIYISVGVTSTFLLLSVALFVWCYRRKKLKTIERSPDSQQLSDKWEILPEQIEFEEELGRGAFGVVYKATFSKSDEMEAWSQRLQNGLYHPGSRRHHRWWLSKFYMMIHLKHRKKSSRLRLNR, from the exons ATGATCACAACCGGACTGTTCATGTCACTCCTATTGGCAGTAATAAGGAGCTATTCTG CTTTGGAATGCCCTGAAAAGTGGAGCGAATTTGAAGGTTCTTGCTACAAGTTTATGGATAGGTTAGGTTATCCGCGGAGATTTGCCTGGTCAACAGCTTTAAGAGGGTGTATTGGGTTTGGAGAAGACCTGGTAAGCATATccaatgaaaaagaaatgaagttTGTTCATAACTTGTCTTTCAAAGACACAAACCGCACTTCTGTGTGGATTGGGTTGGTGTTTCGGCATCAAACGGGCGGATATGTATGGAACAATGGAGAATTGTTTAACAGTTCTGTTTTCGTCAAGTGGATCGGCAACATGTCAAGACGTTTTTATGAAGATGAATGCGTCGAAATCTTGAAAAATGGCTGGAAACTCTCGAAATGTTGCAAGGAAAACGAATATTTCATCTGTGAAAGACCCAAAG GTCCATTGGCTTGTTCTGCTGGGTGGTTTCTTAATGGAGTATCTTGctacaaagaaaataataaagataCCTGGGAAGGTGCACGAAAAGAGTGTACTGCTTCTGGAGGCGATTTGGTAAAGATAAATAATGCTAGAGATGAGAAGCACCGATTTTTGATTCAGTTCATGAAAATTATCGGTCTGAAGAAAATGAACATAGAT CACGTATGGATTGGCCGAAAAGGTGACTCCAAGTGTTGGCAAATGAAGACAGACTTTGGAACGATAGAAGAGGGGACGAACTGTAACGACCAAAAGAACTATATTTGTGAAATGCCAGCGTCAGTAACAA GTACTGTTTGTTATAAGTACCCTAGCAGGAATTCATCTGTTCCCATTACAGTCAACTGTACATTTCCAGAAAACCTTTGTTTCAAATACGGAAGCGGCGAACAAGTCACCATTCAAGGCTGTATATCTGCTGATCAATGCCGACAATTAGAAGATCAACATTTACACTGTTGTGAAGGACATCTGTGTAATAGTA TTTCAGAAAATCCGACCCGCGCCATTTCCAAAGTCATCTACATCTCAGTTGGTGTCACCTCCACTTTTTTGCTGCTCTCCGTCGCTTTATTCGTCTGGTGCTACAGAAGAAAGAAGTTAAAGACTATTGAAAG ATCACCTGATTCACAGCAGCTCTCTGATAAGTGGGAAATATTGCCTGAGCAAATAGAATTCGAGGAAGAGCTGGGGAGAGGAGCTTTTGGTGTTGTTTACAAAGCAACCTTTAGTAAGAGTGATGAGATGGAGGCTTGGTCACAGAGACTTCAAAATGGCCTGTATCATCCAGGAAGCCGAAGGCACCACAGGTGGTGGCTGTCAAAGTTTTACATG aTGATCCATCTGAAGCACAGAAAGAAGAGTTCACGTTTGAGATTGAACAGATGA
- the LOC140950698 gene encoding uncharacterized protein, translating into MAVAFVNIFMAEFETKLIGQSRIKPIEWKRYIDDVFFLWNKSKQDINLFIEQANQFHPSIKFTAEISENEITFLDTIIYKGERSQTDSILDIKTHYKPTETFQYSHFTSCHPPGVKRGFIKGEATRLLRTNSSQTTFEKCLSNFKLRLKARGYPNNFIERSLTGGRFEDRRLALQQRKKTRTKILPFVTTYHPAVRGLKEILLHNWVVIQNQPLLKSIYTKLPFISYKRGKSVKDTLVRAKI; encoded by the coding sequence ATGGCAGTTGCTTTTGTAAACATCTTCATGgcagaatttgaaacaaaactcaTCGGCCAAAGCAGAATCAAGCCAATAGAATGGAAACGTTACATCGATGACGTTTTCTTCCTATGGAATAAAAGCAAGCAAGACATCAATTTGTTCATTGAACAAGCTAACCAGTTCCACCCTTCTATCAAATTTACAGCTGAAATTTCAGAGAACGAAATTACTTTCCTTGACACAATAATATACAAAGGGGAGAGATCTCAAACTGACTCTATCCTCGACATCAAGACCCACTACAAGCCGACAGAAACCTTCCAATACTCGCATTTCACCTCCTGCCACCCTCCGGGTGTAAAACGAGGTTTTATCAAAGGCGAAGCGACGAGACTCCTAAGAACAAACTCTTCACAAACTACTTTTGAAAAGTGCCTCTCAAACTTCAAACTGCGCCTCAAAGCGCGCGGATATCCTAACAACTTCATTGAGAGGTCCCTAACTGGAGGCCGCTTCGAGGACAGAAGGTTGGCTctccaacaaagaaaaaagactcGAACGAAAATTTTGCCATTTGTCACGACATATCACCCGGCAGTACGTGGcctaaaagaaattttattgcatAACTGGGTTGTAATACAAAACCAGCCGTTACTGAAAAGCATCTATACTAAACTTCCGTTTATATCATATAAGAGAGGCAAATCCGTAAAAGACACGCTCGTTAGagcaaaaatataa